A stretch of Acipenser ruthenus chromosome 1, fAciRut3.2 maternal haplotype, whole genome shotgun sequence DNA encodes these proteins:
- the LOC117421352 gene encoding sulfate anion transporter 1-like: protein MEGSTLENISYLLERRAHKQWNPKEVLKGKLSKSCSCSVQKLKNSFIGFFPVVRWLPKYKLKEHVWGDIMSGLIVGIILVPQAIAYCLLAGLQPINGLYTSFFANIIYFFMGTSRHVSVGIFSLMSLMVGQVVDREVQLAGFDMSDDSQMVAMGPEDLWYGNNTANITKLNSTLGAFNMECGKDCYAMSVAAALTFIAGVYQVLMAVFQLGFVSVYLSGPMLDGFATGASLTILTVQVKYLLGIKIPRTQGFGTLIITWINIFKNIQNTNSCDVITSAICIAVLVAAKELGDRYKDRLKIPLPTELVVVVTATLVSHFADLNGVYGSSISGAIPTGFIQPQVPSLGMMPRVALDAIPLAVISFAFTVSLAEMFAKKHSYTVRPNQEMLAIGFCNIIPSFFHCFTTSAALAKTLVKDSTGCHTQVSSLISAFVVLLVLLFFAPLFHSLQKCVLACIIIVSLRGALRKFRSVPGQWQINKVDTLIWIVTMLSSALISTEMGLLVGVVFSILCVVARTQLPHVAVLGQIQDSVFYEDSKEYKNLSTVPKVKIFRFQAPLYYANKDFFLRSLYKTSGLDPVLEEAKRKKAEKKAKAKAAKQAKENGQEKSNGDTPLILTPAGLDFHTIILDCSSIQFLDTAGLVTLKGILKDYKEIGISILLACCNTSVIDSLKQGSYFGTYEKDISTLLFYTVHSAVQFAVSREVAIGDSVV, encoded by the exons atggaaggcagcacactggaGAACATCTCCTATTTACTGGAGAGAAGAGCACACAAGCAGTGGAACCCCAAGGAGGTCCTCAAAGGCAAATTGAGCAAAAGCTGCTCCTGCtcagtgcaaaaactgaaaaactcaTTCATTGGCTTCTTCCCCGTAGTACGGTGGCTGCCCAAGTATAAACTTAAGGAACATGTCTGGGGTGACATCATGTCAGGCCTCATTGTCGGGATTATCCTGGTACCCCAGGCCATTGCATACTGCTTGCTGGCTGGCCTGCAGCCCATCAACGGACTTTACACGTCTTTCTTTGCCAACATCATCTACTTCTTCATGGGTACCTCCCGGCATGTCTCCGTGGGAATCTTCAGTCTGATGAGCCTGATGGTGGGACAAGTGGTGGATCGGGAGGTGCAGCTTGCAGGATTTGACATGAGTGATGACAGCCAGATGGTTGCTATGGGCCCTGAAGACCTGTGGTATGGCAATAACACTGCTAATATCACAAAGCTAAACTCAACTCTAGGAGCTTTCAATATGGAATGTGGCAAAGATTGCTATGCTATGAGCGTTGCAGCCGCCTTGACTTTCATAGCTGGAGTTTATCAG GTTCTGATGGCAGTGTTTCAGTTGGGTTTTGTATCAGTGTACCTGTCTGGACCAATGCTGGATGGCTTTGCCACAGGCGCTTCTCTCACAATTCTAACTGTGCAAGTCAAATACCTCCTGGGGATCAAGATCCCACGCACCCAGGGCTTTGGCACTCTTATAATCACCTGGATCAACATCTTCAAGAATATCCAGAACACCAACTCATGTGATGTCATCACCAGTGCCATCTGCATCGCAGTCTTGGTGGCTGCCAAAGAGCTGGGCGACCGCTACAAAGACCGGCTAAAGATCCCACTCCCCACCGAACTAGTCGTGGTTGTAACAGCAACCCTAGTTTCACATTTTGCTGACCTTAATGGAGTGTATGGTTCTAGCATCTCCGGGGCAATTCCTACAGGTTTCATCCAACCTCAGGTACCCAGTTTAGGAATGATGCCAAGGGTTGCCTTGGATGCCATACCTCTTGCAGTCATCAGCTTTGCATTCACAGTCTCCCTCGCTGAGATGTTTGCCAAAAAGCACAGCTACACCGTCAGGCCAAACCAGGAGATGCTGGCCATCGGCTTCTGTAACATCATACCATCCTTTTTTCACTGCTTCACCACCAGTGCAGCCCTTGCAAAAACATTAGTCAAAGACTCCACAGGCTGCCATACCCAAGTTTCCAGCTTGATTAGCGCCTTTGTGGTTCTTCTTGTCTTGCTCTTCTTTGCCCCACTCTTCCACTCTTTGCAGAAGTGTGTCCTGGCCTGTATCATCATTGTCAGCTTGAGGGGAGCCCTGCGCAAATTCCGTAGTGTGCCCGGTCAGTGGCAGATCAACAAGGTGGACACCTTGATCTGGATTGTGACCATGCTTTCCTCAGCCTTGATCAGCACTGAAATGGGTCTGCTTGTAGGGGTGGTCTTCTCTATACTTTGTGTGGTGGCTCGTACCCAGCTTCCCCATGTGGCCGTTTTGGGCCAGATTCAAGACTCTGTCTTCTATGAAGACAGCAAAGAATACAAGAATCTCTCCACTGTCCCCAAAGTGAAGATCTTCCGCTTCCAGGCACCCCTATACTACGCCAACAAGGACTTTTTCCTGCGGTCTCTCTATAAAACCTCAGGGCTTGATCCAGTATTAGAAGAGGCCAAGAGGAAGAAGGCAGAGAAGAAAGCCAAAGCAAAGGCTGCCAAACAGGCAAAAGAAAATGGACAAGAGAAGTCCAATGGAGACACTCCCCTGATCTTGACTCCTGCTGGGCTCGACTTCCACACCATTATCTTAGACTGTTCTTCCATTCAGTTCCTGGACACTGCAGGGCTTGTGACCCTGAAGGGAATACTCAAAGACTATAAAGAAATTGGCATCAGCATCCTCCTAGCATGCTGTAACACCTCTGTAATTGATTCACTAAAACAAGGCAGTTACTTTGGGACATATGAGAAGGACATCAGTACCTTGCTGTTTTATACAGTGCACAGTGCCGTTCAGTTTGCAGTAAGCAGGGAAGTTGCTATCGGTGATTCTGTGGTTTAG